GAGGCGCAAATATGGCGATGAATATGAAAAGGAAGCGAATCCACCGCACAAAAGTTCCGATGGTCCAGTGAATATAGTAATCCTCGCTTGACTGCAGTCCGGTCCAGAATGTCATGGGAACAATTAATACAAATGGGGTGGTATCGACAAGAATGGCTACTTTCCCATCCAACAGCTCTGCGGCTACAACATCAGGTCGTTCGGTACTTTGTACTAATGGAAAAGGGGAGAAAGGAGAATCCTCAATAAATTCTTCAATATAGCCTGAATCGAGGATCCCGTCAATTTGAATCCGAGTGACCCTTTTTCGAACTTCCTCAACTACAGATTCGGAAACAATACCATCGATATAAGTAAGGACTACTTCAGTTTGAGAAAGCTCTCCAAGCTTAAAGGATTCCATTTTTAGTCGGGATGTTTTAAGTCTTTTGCGTATTAGACCTATATTTGTTGAAATGTTCTCAATAAATCCTTCCATCGGCCCGCGAATGACCGGTTCGGAAGTAGGCTCTTCAGGAGTTCGCTGTCCTTTACTACTGTTAACCTTGACCATCATCGCATTGCTGTCCCCGATAGTAAAAACGACAGCATGACCATTCAACACATGATTAACAATGTCAGTTACTTTGGATGAAATGAGTGTTGTCCCTACGGAGATAAATTGATCATCCAAAGCTTCTGTTTTATCATTTATCAAATCCTCTTGTTTTGAACGTTTAGATATCAATGGTTTCAAAATATGTTCGTCAATCATCTTTTCATCAACCAGAGTTGCAAGGTATACAACAATCCAATGATTTTCGCCAGCCAGCCGAACTTTACGGAATACGATATCGGAACTGTTTTGGAATATTTTTTTAAAAATCAATTCATTTTGTTCTAAATCAGAGGTTAACATGCTGTTCTCCTCATATTCAGAATGATGATCCACTTGTATGTTTAGAGGTTTAATGCGCATCCGCTTTCTAAGCCCTCTCATTGAACATCCCCCTAAAGAAAACACTAATACGTATATATCTTTTCTTATTTTTTCAATAATATCCTTAAGCTGGGATAGTCCCTGACAGAGTCGATGTAGTAATACTGGGGGACATAATGCTGTTACTAATATTAA
This genomic stretch from Neobacillus niacini harbors:
- a CDS encoding spore germination protein; this translates as MRGLRKRMRIKPLNIQVDHHSEYEENSMLTSDLEQNELIFKKIFQNSSDIVFRKVRLAGENHWIVVYLATLVDEKMIDEHILKPLISKRSKQEDLINDKTEALDDQFISVGTTLISSKVTDIVNHVLNGHAVVFTIGDSNAMMVKVNSSKGQRTPEEPTSEPVIRGPMEGFIENISTNIGLIRKRLKTSRLKMESFKLGELSQTEVVLTYIDGIVSESVVEEVRKRVTRIQIDGILDSGYIEEFIEDSPFSPFPLVQSTERPDVVAAELLDGKVAILVDTTPFVLIVPMTFWTGLQSSEDYYIHWTIGTFVRWIRFLFIFIAIFAPPLYVAVTTFHQEMIPTNLVLSIASSREAVPFPALIEALLMEIIFEALREAGIRLPKQIGQAISIVGALVIGQAAVQAGIISAPVVIIVSITGIAAFTIPRYSFANGIRLLRFPMLFLAGTFGLYGIVLGFLGILLHVTSLRSFGVPYFTPLAPVTFTNLKDIFIRAPIWAKTRRPQATGSNNPVREPAGQKPSPSQGKQSSENN